In Bradyrhizobium paxllaeri, the genomic stretch TAGAACTGCGTTCGGTTCGACAGGTCGATCAGGCCGCCGAAAGTGCTGCGCTTGTAGATGGTGAGGCCATCGTCGCCGCCATAGCGCGACAGACCCGAAGCGATGTAATAGGCCATCTGTGCGAAGGCGAGCGTGATCATGATGAAATAGACGCCGCGCGTGCGTAGCGACAGTGCGCCGATGACGAGCGCATAGAGCGCCGAGACGATGAGCGCGACCGGCCACTGGATGAAGCCGGAGCCGATGCCCTCATGGGCGAGAATGCCCACCGCATAACCGCCGAGGCCTAGATAGGCGGCATGACCGAAACTCATCATGCCGCCATAGCCCATGATCAGATTGAGGCTGGCGGCGGCGAGCGCGAAGATGATGATGCGCGTGAACAGCGTCAGGATGAAGATGTTGCCGGTCAGCGCGGAATAAACCGGCAGCAGGGTGAGGCCAAGCGCGACGAGCGCCACGACGACGTTGCGGACGTTGATGGTAGAAGATTTCATCGCTTGGCAGCCGGAAACAGTCCCTCCGGACGAACGACAAGGACGATCGCCATCAGGAGATAGATCAGCATCGACGAAAGCGCGGGCGCGGCCGTCGAGGCGGCGGCGGAACTGAGCACGGTGCGCAGCAGATCGGGCAGGAAGGCGCGGCCGAGCGTATCGATCATGCCGACGAAGATCGCGGCGAGAAACGCGCCGCGGATCGAGCCGATGCCGCCGATCACGATGATGACGAAGGCGAGAATCAGGATGTTCTCGCCCATGCCGATCTGCACGGTCAGGATCGGCGCCTGCATCAGCCCGGCGAGTCCGGCGAGCGCCGCGCCGAGCCCGAACACCAGCGTGAACAGCAGCTTGATGTTGATGCCGAGCGCGCCGATCATTTCACGGTTGGAAGCGCCGGCGCGGATCAGCATGCCGATCCTGGTCCGCATCACCACGACATACAGCATGGCGGCGACCGCCAGCGCGACCACGATGATCGAGAGACGGTAGGCCGGATAGAACACGCCGGGGACGATCTGCACCGGCACGGTCAGCCAGGACGGCAGCGGCAGCGACAGGCCGGCCGGTCCCCAGATCAGCCGCACGGCGTCGTTGAAGAACAGGATCAGGCCGAAGGTTGCCAGCACCTGGTCGAGATGGTCGCGGCCATAGAGATGCCGCAGCGCCACGAACTCAAGAAGGATACCGAGCAGCAGCGTGGCGCCAAGCGCCATCAGGATGCCCAGCACAAAGCTGTTCGTCCACGCCACGAAGGTCGCGGCGAAATACGCGCCCATCATGTAGAGCGAGCCGTGCGCCAGGTTGACGAAGTCCATGATGCCGAACACCAGCGTCAAGCCGGCCGCCAGCAGGAACAGGAGCAGACCGAACTGCAAACCGTTCAGCGATTGTTCTACGAGGACGAGCATGGATCCCTAAAAACTCTGGGCCTGAAAAAACAGCGGCAGCACATCTGCGCCGCCGCCATTTTCTTGTTGGGCGGATGATCGGTCGCGAACCGCTCCCGGGTCAAGCCCGAGGGCGCGCGATCGGCGATCATGCACCGGTCATGCCAATCACTTCATCGGGCACTTGTCGACGAAGCGGTCCTGGTCGTCCTTGACGATGGTCGCCACCGTCTTGAGCGAGAGCTGACCGTCAGCGTCCTTGACCACGTCCTGCAGGTAGAAGTTCTGGATCGGGATGTGGTTCTTGCCGTATTTGAACGGCCCGCGCACGGACTTGAAGTTGGCCTTCTCCATCTCGGCCTTCATCTCGTCCTTCTTCGAGGTGTCGCCCTTCACCGCAACCACCGCGCTGTTGATCAGGTTCACCGCGTCGTAGGACTGCGCGCCGTAGAAGGTCGGACGCAGGCCGGTGTACTTCTTGCGGTAGTCCTCGACGAACTTCTTGTTCTCGGCGTTCGGCAGATCGTTGACCCATTGCTGGGCGCCGGGCACGCCGATCGCGTTGTCCTTCTGCAGCGGCAGCGACAATTCGTCGATCGTGAACGCCGTATAGAGCGGGATTTGGCCCTTGATGCCGGCCTGGGCATATTGATTGAGGAACTGCACGCCGGCAGCACCTGGATAGAACACGAAGATCGACTCGGCCTTGGAGTTCTTAGCCTTGGTGAGTTCGGCGGAGAAGTCGAGCTGGCTCGGCCACACCGTGTATTCCTCGCCCACGACCTGGCCCTTGAACGTGCTCTTCACGCCGGCGAGCATGTCCTTGCCGGCGGCGTAGTTCGGGCCGATCAGGAACACCGATTTCACGCCCTTCTGGTTCATGTAGGTGCCGACCGCCTGCGGCGTCTGGTCGTTCTGCCAGGAGGTCGAGAATACGTAGGGCGAACAGAGTTCGCCGGCGAGCTGCGAGGGACCGGCATTCGCCGAAATCAGGAAGGTCTTTGAATCGACCGCGGTCTTCAGCGAAGCCAGCAGCACGTTCGACCAGATATAGCCGGCGATGAAATCGACCTTGTCGGACTGGATCAGTTTTTCGGTCTTCTGCTTGCCGACATCCGGCTTCTGGCCGTCGTCCTCGTAGATCACCTCGACCGGCTTGCCGCCCATCCTGCGGCCGAGATGGTCGAGCGCCAGTTCGAACGAGTTGCGCATGTCGTTGCCGATCACAGCGGTCGGGCCGCTGAAGGTCGAGACAAAGCCGATCTTGATGGTGTCGCCTGCGGCCGCGGTCTGCGTCAGCGCCAGAATCGCCGCGCCAGCCAGCCAGAATGCCTTTTTCATATTCACTCCCCTCCTCGTTATCGAACCAGACCCGGTCATCCCGGACGGCCGGCGCTTGTCTCGCGCGCCTCATTATCAGGTGAGGTTATTTTGTGCGCGAAATGGCCGGTCAGCGGCAAGCATGAACCGCCGGCCCGGCTTTGGACCTTCGGCTCATACCCCTGCGGCCTGCACCATAATTCGCAGACAGCGGGGATGGCAAGAATTATAATGCCGGTTGCCAGGGCAACAATTGTCGCACCGCAGCGGGCGCCGGCCGCTCGGATTTTAGGGATTCCCTCAAGCGGCTGGAAGCCAAGCTCCGCTTGCAACCTCCGCGGTTCACAGCTCCGAAAGCAATCTGTAGCCAACTGCGCCGACGAGGTGAGATCCATGCTGGGTTTCCTGTTCGGCTTCAATGCGCGCATCGGCCGACTGCATTTTTTCTGCAGCACGCTCGTGGTCACCATCATGATGGTCGTCGTTTACGCCGCCGCCATCGCTTACGCCTTTCAGACCGCGCCCAAGGGAACAGTGCCAAGCCCGACCTCGGGGCCGATCTTCGCCGCCGCCATCTTCTTCGCGTGGCTCACCGTTACGCTGCAGTCGATGCGATTCAGGGATATCGGATGGGATCCGGTTTGCGTGATGCCGGCGTGGATCGCGGTTGCGATCGTTGACGGGCTCGTCGCCACCAAATTCCCGGCCATGTCACTGGGCCATGAGCGCTGCACGATGGTCGGCGCACTCGTCAACCTCTCGCTCTTTCTCGCCTTGCTGTTTTGTCCGAGCGGCGCGGATGACAGCCCGGCACCGACACCTGACGATCGCTTTCGAGCGCCCGATCCGCCATCGCCCCACCCGGTCGTGGAGACCTTGGCCGCGCCGCAAATCTCGCGGCCAGCCAATGGTGGATTCGGCCGCCGCGGGCTCTAGCTTCAGATCAGATACTCCGCCCCATCGACGACGTAAGGCGCGTGGCGGAAATCCCTGATGGTCGCGACCTTATCTGCCGACCAGCCCAGCAGCATGAAATATTTCGGCCGTGAATCGCTTTCGTCCGGATCGAACACCAGAATGGCGGGACGCCGTTCCACGAGGCCCGGGACCAGTCGCCAATCGCTGACCTTGGCGTAGTTGCCGAAATAGCGGGATACCTCGGCCTTGCCGCGCATCCGGGTCTTGTTGACGAGATCGAGCCTGACATCGTCCGAGATCATGGCGCGGATCGCGTCGAAATCGCGGGCGTTGAAATGGGCGACATAGGCGCCGAGGCGCGCACGATCGGCATCCGACAATCGCTGTTGCGGCGTGTCGTCCGGCTCGGCGGCAAATTCGCGCAACTGCGCGCGGCCGCGATGCAGCGCGGCCTTGGCCGCGGGCAGGCTGCAATCCATGGTCTCGCAGATTTCCTTCAGCGAGCAACCAAGCACGTCCATCAGGATCACGCTTCCGCGCTGCGGCACCGATAGCCGCATGAAGGTGCGCAAGGAAGTGGCGGCGATCTGACGGCTTTCCACGTCATCGAGCTGGTCAACGATCATATCCGCCTCCTCCATCGAGCGGAGCGTCTCCTGGCGGTTGCGCCGGCGCAGGAAATCCAGCGCAGTATTATGCGCGATCCGGAACAGCCAGCCTTCGGGATTGCCGATATGACCGGCGGAGGGATGCGCCTCCACCGCCTTGATCAGCGCGTCCTGCAGCACGTCCTCGCCGTCGATGACCGAGCCGACCATGCGCGCGCAGTAGCGATGCAGTTTTGGCCGCATCGCGACCAGCAGGCGTTCGATGTCGGAAGCGGCGGACGTCTCGGGAAGCGCGGTCATTCTGCCTCCGGCGCAGGTCAGGGCTCGCCCAGCATATGGTATTTGCCGACCACGGTAGCGCCCTTGGGCACCGGCGGTTCGGCGCAACGTTCCCGAATGCCGTTCTGAAACGCCTGAAAGGCCGCCAGTTTCGGCAAGGCGCTGGAGCCGTCGCCGGCCGCACTCTCGACGAAATGAATGAACGTGTCGTCCTCCAGCCGCAGCGACAGATAGCGGAGGCCTTGCGGCTGCGCCGCCTTCAGCTCCGCAAACACCGCCGCGATCAGTTCCGCGTTCCTGTCGGCCATTTCCGGCTTTGTCCTGTACCTGATTACGGTCCGTCTCATGGCATTCTCCTTGTTGCAGGCGTCTCGACCTCAAGGACGTTCGGGCGCAGGCAAAGGATGCGGTCTCCAGGAAATTCTTTTTGCCTTTGCGCGATGCGCTTTCGCTATCGGCCGATTGGCAAAGACGTCTTGGACCGCTGGCGCAAATGGCTACATAATCCAATGCGTCGAGATATCTGAAACCGGGGTCGCATTCCCATGACGACAGTGCCGAAAGAACCCCATCACGTCGTGATTGTCGGCGCCGGATTTGGCGGGCTGGAGGCGGCCTTCGGTCTTGCCGGGGCGCCGGTCAAGATCACGCTGATCGATCGCCGCAACCATCATCTGTTTCAGCCGCTGCTCTACCAGGTCGCGACCGCTTCGCTGGCGACGTCGGAAATCGCCTGGCCGATCCGCTACCTGCTGCGCGGCCGCAAGGAGGTGACGACGCTGTTCGCCAATGTCAGCGGCATCGACGCCGCGGGTAAACGCGTGCTGCTCGAAGACGGCGATACCATCGCCTACGACACGCTGATCCTCGCCACCGGCGCCCGCCACGCCTATTTCGGCCATGACGAATGGGAACCGTTCGCGCCGGGCCTGAAGACGCTGGAGGACGCCACCACGCTGCGGCGGCGCATTCTCGTCGCCTTCGAGCGCGCCGAGCGCGAGACCGATACTGTCAGGCGCGCGGCGCTGCTCACCTTCGTCATCATCGGCGCCGGCCCGACCGGCGTCGAAATGGCCGGCACCATCGCCGACCTCGCCAAGGACACGCTGCCGCCGGACTTTCGCAACATCGACACCCACAAGACCCGCGTCGTCCTGGTCGAGGCCGGCCCGCGCGTGCTGGCAGGCTTCCCCGAGGATCTCTCGGCTTACGCGCAGCGCTCGCTGGAGGAGATCGGCGTCGAGGTGGTGCTGGGGCAGCCCGTCACCGAATGTGCCATCGATGGCGTCGTCTATGGCGGCAACAAGCTCGAGGCTCGAACCATCGTCTGGGCCGCCGGCGTGCGCGCTTCACGCGCGGCGGAATGGATGGGCGCGCCCGCCGACCGCGCCTATCGCCTGAAGGTCGAGCCTGATCTCACCGTGCCCGGCCATCCCGATGTCTTTGCCATCGGCGACACCGTGACGATCGCCGGCCCCGACGGCAATCCTGTGCCGGGCATCGCGCCGGCGGCCAAGCAGCAGGGACGCTATGTGGCCGCACTGATCAAGGCACGCCTGAACGGCGGCACGCGGCCGCCGTTCCGCTACAAGCATGCCG encodes the following:
- a CDS encoding branched-chain amino acid ABC transporter permease, whose translation is MKSSTINVRNVVVALVALGLTLLPVYSALTGNIFILTLFTRIIIFALAAASLNLIMGYGGMMSFGHAAYLGLGGYAVGILAHEGIGSGFIQWPVALIVSALYALVIGALSLRTRGVYFIMITLAFAQMAYYIASGLSRYGGDDGLTIYKRSTFGGLIDLSNRTQFYYLCLACLFGGVYLIWRIINSRFGMVVQGVRSNEQRMQAIGYHANRYRLVCFVISGTICGLAGALLANNTDFISPAGMYWTRSGELMVMVVLGGMGSLFGPVLGTIVFLLLEEVLSQFTEYWALIMGPLLLLIVLFARGGIMGLLGRLSRG
- a CDS encoding branched-chain amino acid ABC transporter permease; the encoded protein is MLVLVEQSLNGLQFGLLLFLLAAGLTLVFGIMDFVNLAHGSLYMMGAYFAATFVAWTNSFVLGILMALGATLLLGILLEFVALRHLYGRDHLDQVLATFGLILFFNDAVRLIWGPAGLSLPLPSWLTVPVQIVPGVFYPAYRLSIIVVALAVAAMLYVVVMRTRIGMLIRAGASNREMIGALGINIKLLFTLVFGLGAALAGLAGLMQAPILTVQIGMGENILILAFVIIVIGGIGSIRGAFLAAIFVGMIDTLGRAFLPDLLRTVLSSAAASTAAPALSSMLIYLLMAIVLVVRPEGLFPAAKR
- a CDS encoding ABC transporter substrate-binding protein — its product is MKKAFWLAGAAILALTQTAAAGDTIKIGFVSTFSGPTAVIGNDMRNSFELALDHLGRRMGGKPVEVIYEDDGQKPDVGKQKTEKLIQSDKVDFIAGYIWSNVLLASLKTAVDSKTFLISANAGPSQLAGELCSPYVFSTSWQNDQTPQAVGTYMNQKGVKSVFLIGPNYAAGKDMLAGVKSTFKGQVVGEEYTVWPSQLDFSAELTKAKNSKAESIFVFYPGAAGVQFLNQYAQAGIKGQIPLYTAFTIDELSLPLQKDNAIGVPGAQQWVNDLPNAENKKFVEDYRKKYTGLRPTFYGAQSYDAVNLINSAVVAVKGDTSKKDEMKAEMEKANFKSVRGPFKYGKNHIPIQNFYLQDVVKDADGQLSLKTVATIVKDDQDRFVDKCPMK
- a CDS encoding DUF805 domain-containing protein, producing the protein MLGFLFGFNARIGRLHFFCSTLVVTIMMVVVYAAAIAYAFQTAPKGTVPSPTSGPIFAAAIFFAWLTVTLQSMRFRDIGWDPVCVMPAWIAVAIVDGLVATKFPAMSLGHERCTMVGALVNLSLFLALLFCPSGADDSPAPTPDDRFRAPDPPSPHPVVETLAAPQISRPANGGFGRRGL
- a CDS encoding sigma-70 family RNA polymerase sigma factor, coding for MTALPETSAASDIERLLVAMRPKLHRYCARMVGSVIDGEDVLQDALIKAVEAHPSAGHIGNPEGWLFRIAHNTALDFLRRRNRQETLRSMEEADMIVDQLDDVESRQIAATSLRTFMRLSVPQRGSVILMDVLGCSLKEICETMDCSLPAAKAALHRGRAQLREFAAEPDDTPQQRLSDADRARLGAYVAHFNARDFDAIRAMISDDVRLDLVNKTRMRGKAEVSRYFGNYAKVSDWRLVPGLVERRPAILVFDPDESDSRPKYFMLLGWSADKVATIRDFRHAPYVVDGAEYLI
- a CDS encoding NAD(P)/FAD-dependent oxidoreductase, which translates into the protein MTTVPKEPHHVVIVGAGFGGLEAAFGLAGAPVKITLIDRRNHHLFQPLLYQVATASLATSEIAWPIRYLLRGRKEVTTLFANVSGIDAAGKRVLLEDGDTIAYDTLILATGARHAYFGHDEWEPFAPGLKTLEDATTLRRRILVAFERAERETDTVRRAALLTFVIIGAGPTGVEMAGTIADLAKDTLPPDFRNIDTHKTRVVLVEAGPRVLAGFPEDLSAYAQRSLEEIGVEVVLGQPVTECAIDGVVYGGNKLEARTIVWAAGVRASRAAEWMGAPADRAYRLKVEPDLTVPGHPDVFAIGDTVTIAGPDGNPVPGIAPAAKQQGRYVAALIKARLNGGTRPPFRYKHAGSLAQIGKKKAVIDFGWMKLRGNLAWWIWGIAHIYFLIGLRNRLSVALSWLWIHARDQRAARLITQGSSKVTG